One Pyrus communis chromosome 13, drPyrComm1.1, whole genome shotgun sequence genomic window carries:
- the LOC137712608 gene encoding putative elongation factor TypA-like SVR3, chloroplastic, protein MEMATCSFHSSSFSLPYPNTNNPRITTLSSKQLFGFTLPSSSTAKTTTLKLRSRNSKRFSAHPSIKCSVSEATEAAAIETERRSKLMRRADIRNIAIVAHVDHGKTTLVDAMLRQSKVFRDNQFVQERIMDSNDLERERGITILSKNTSITYKDSKINIIDTPGHSDFGGEVERILNMVEGILLVVDSVEGPMPQTRFVLKKALEFGHAVVVVVNKIDRPSARPDFVINSTFELFIELNATDEQCDFQAIYASGIKGKAGLSADKLADDLGPLFEAIMRCIPGPAIDKDGALQMLVTNIEYDEHKGRIAIGRLHAGVLKKGMDVKVCTSEDACRVARVSELFVYEKFSRVPAESVEAGDICAVCGINDIQIGETIACKIAGTPLPAIRVEEPTVKMAFAINTSPFVGREGKYVTSRNLRDRLSRELERNLAMKVEDGETADTFIVSGRGTLHITILIENMRREGYEFMVGPPKVINKRVNDKLLEPYEIATVEVPEEHMGPVVELLGKRKGQMFDMQGVGSEGTTFLKYKIPTRGLLGLRNAILTASRGTAILNTIFDSYGPWAGDMSTRDQGSLVAFEGGTSTSYAISSSQERGQLFIGPGVEVYKGQIVGIHQRPGDLSLNVCKKKAATNIRSNKEQTVILDTPLDYSLDDCIEYIQEDELVEVTPASIRMCKNPKFSKKSNR, encoded by the exons ATGGAGATGGCAACCTGCAGCTTCCACAGCTCCTCCTTCTCCCTCCCATACCCTAACACCAACAACCCTAGAATTACTACCCTTTCCTCCAAGCAACTCTTCGGCTTCACCTTGCCTTCTTCCTCAACCGCCAAAACCACCACACTCAAACTCCGCTCCCGGAACTCGAAACGCTTCTCCGCTCACCCGTCAATCAAATGCTCCGTCTCCGAAGCCACCGAAGCCGCCGCCATCGAAACAG AGAGGAGGAGTAAGTTGATGAGGAGAGCTGACATAAGGAACATAGCAATCGTAGCGCATGTCGACCACGGAAAAACAACTTTGGTTGATGCAATGTTGAGGCAATCAAAG GTCTTTCGTGATAACCAATTTGTACAGGAAAGGATAATGGACTCGAATGATCTAGAGCGTGAAAGGGGAATTACTATACTAAGCAAAAATACCTCTATTACTTATAAAGACTCAAAGATTAATATAATTGATACTCCTGGACATTCTGACTTTGGAGGCGAAGTCGAACGCATCCTCAATATGGTGGAAGGCATTCTTCTAGTG GTAGATTCTGTCGAGGGCCCAATGCCACAAACAAGATTTGTTTTGAAGAAGGCTCTAGAATTTGGCCATgcagttgttgttgttgttaataAGATTGATAGGCCTTCAGCTCGTCCGGATTTTGTCATCAATTCCACTTTTGAACTATTTATCGAACTAAATGCGACAGATGAACAG TGTGATTTCCAAGCAATATATGCTAGTGGTATTAAAGGAAAGGCTGGGTTGTCAGCTGATAAATTGGCAGATGATCTTGGGCCCCTTTTCGAGGCCATAATGAGATGCATACCTGGGCCTGCTATTGACAAAGATGGTgcacttcaaatgctt GTTACAAATATCGAGTATGATGAACATAAAGGCCGAATAGCTATTGGACGTTTGCATGCTGGGGTTCTAAAGAAAGGGATGGATGTGAAG GTATGCACCTCAGAAGATGCATGTCGAGTTGCAAGAGTTAGTGAGCTTTTTGTGTATGAGAAATTTAGTAGGGTTCCTGCAGAAAGTGTGGAGGCTGGTGATATATGTGCTGTTTGTGGAATCAATGATATTCAG ATTGGTGAGACAATTGCTTGTAAGATCGCTGGGACACCATTACCTGCCATTAGGGTTGAGGAACCAACAGTGAAAATGGCTTTTGCCATAAACACTTCACCGTTTGTTGGACGTGAG GGAAAGTATGTTACCAGTAGGAACTTACGCGATCGTCTTTCTCGTGAGCTTGAGCGTAACTTAGCTATGAAGGTTGAAGATGGCGAAACAGCAGACACCTTCATTGTTAGTGGACGGGGTACTTTACATATTACAATATTGATCGAGAACAT GCGAAGAGAAGGATATGAATTCATGGTGGGACCTCCCAAAGTTATTAACAAAAGGGTGAATGACAAATTGCTGGAACCATATGAG ATCGCCACTGTGGAGGTGCCAGAAGAACACATGGGTcctgttgttgagcttcttggcAAAAGGAAAGGGCAGATGTTTGATATGCAAGGAGTTGG GTCTGAAGGCACAACCTTCCTCAAATATAAAATTCCAACTCGTGGCCTTCTTGGTTTGCGAAATGCAATTTTAACAGCTTCTCGTGGCACTGCAATTCTCAACACAATATTTGATAGCTATGGACCTTGGGCTGGTGATATGAGTACCCGGGATCAGGGTTCACTG GTTGCCTTTGAGGGTGGAACGAGTACTTCTTATGCCATTTCTAGTTCACAGGAGAGGGGGCAGTTGTTTATTGGTCCCGGGGTGGAAGTTTATAAAGGTCAGATAGTCGGCATCCATCAGCGGCCTGGGGACTTGTCCCTTAATGTGTGTAAGAAGAAGGCAGCAACAAATATCCGTTCCAACAAAGAACAAACAG TGATTCTTGACACCCCATTGGATTACAGTCTGGATGACTGCATTGAGTATATTCAAGAGGATGAATTGGTGGAGGTAACTCCTGCAAGTATCCGAATGTGCAAGAACCCAAAGTTTTCAAAGAAATCAAACAGGTAG